One Natrinema longum genomic window carries:
- a CDS encoding LUD domain-containing protein, which produces MAQRTRSQQADRIRHLLETEGDAIHAQTSASNARRGDVYDVTDDLEALRTDARAIKEDAIDDLPELIETVREAVEANGGTVYVADDAADANAYVADVVEQNGSTDAADEPSVVKSKSMTTEEIDLNDALEADGIDVTETDLGEWVLQVADDTPSHIVGPAMHLSRAEIADLFNERFDPDEPFETAEELTRFARDHLGEIITDADVGITGANFVVADSGTITLVTNEGNARKCAVTPDTHVAIAGVEKLIPTLSDLEPFVDLIAKSATGQPISQYVTMLTPPTDSPTLEFDSPDEPITAGGGGGAAGPIGDPDREFHLVLLDNGRMDMREDDQLRETLYCIRCGACSNSCANFQSVGGHGFGGETYSGGIATGWEAGVHGQDSAAEFNDLCTGCTNCVDACPVKIDIPWINTVVRDRVNRSDEPEAYDFLVDGLTPDAESGGLDPGKRFFGNIGTVAKAASATAPVSNWLADAGPVRAALERTLGIDRRRDLPTFRRESLVDWFEKRGGFAASSRRAAQADSRDDGADVDREVVCYPDVYTNYVDTERGKAAVRALEALGVPVRVPDLPESGRAALSQGMIATADRQASRVYAALAEDLDAGRDVVVIEPSDLAAMHREYERLLPESSYERLREGSYEICEYVYGLLENGADPSALSTGDGAEPVAYHSHCQQRTLDLEAQTVAVLERCGYAPVTSDAECCGMAGSFGYKREYYELSMDVGERLAGQLEGADTVVASGTSCGDQLETLLERDVPHPIELLAPGRYRA; this is translated from the coding sequence GAGGCGTTACGAACCGACGCGCGAGCGATCAAGGAAGACGCCATCGACGATCTCCCCGAACTGATCGAGACCGTCCGCGAGGCGGTCGAGGCAAACGGTGGCACCGTCTACGTCGCTGACGACGCCGCGGACGCGAACGCGTACGTGGCCGACGTGGTCGAGCAAAACGGGTCGACGGACGCTGCGGACGAGCCGTCGGTCGTCAAATCGAAGTCCATGACGACCGAGGAGATCGACCTCAACGACGCGCTCGAGGCCGACGGGATCGACGTCACGGAAACCGACCTCGGCGAGTGGGTCCTGCAGGTCGCCGACGACACTCCCTCCCACATCGTCGGCCCGGCGATGCACCTCTCTCGAGCGGAGATCGCCGACCTGTTCAACGAGCGGTTCGATCCCGACGAGCCCTTCGAGACGGCCGAAGAGCTGACCCGCTTCGCGCGTGACCACCTCGGCGAGATCATCACGGACGCCGACGTCGGAATCACCGGCGCGAACTTCGTCGTCGCCGACAGCGGGACGATCACGCTGGTCACGAACGAGGGCAACGCCCGCAAGTGTGCGGTCACACCCGACACGCACGTCGCGATCGCGGGCGTCGAGAAGCTGATTCCGACGCTGTCGGACCTCGAGCCGTTCGTCGATCTCATCGCCAAGAGCGCGACGGGCCAGCCGATCTCCCAGTACGTGACGATGCTCACGCCGCCGACGGACTCCCCGACGCTGGAGTTCGATTCGCCGGACGAGCCGATTACGGCTGGCGGGGGCGGGGGAGCGGCGGGTCCAATCGGAGACCCGGACCGCGAGTTCCACCTCGTCTTGCTCGATAACGGCCGCATGGACATGCGCGAGGACGACCAGCTCCGGGAGACGCTGTACTGCATTCGCTGTGGTGCCTGCTCGAACTCCTGTGCGAACTTCCAGTCCGTCGGCGGCCACGGCTTCGGCGGCGAGACCTACTCGGGTGGCATCGCTACCGGCTGGGAGGCCGGCGTCCACGGCCAGGACTCCGCAGCCGAGTTCAACGACCTCTGTACCGGCTGTACGAACTGCGTGGACGCCTGCCCGGTGAAGATCGACATCCCGTGGATCAACACCGTCGTCAGGGATCGGGTCAACCGCAGCGACGAGCCCGAGGCCTACGACTTCCTCGTCGACGGCCTCACGCCCGACGCCGAGTCGGGCGGGCTCGACCCCGGCAAGCGCTTCTTCGGCAACATCGGCACCGTCGCGAAGGCTGCCAGCGCGACCGCACCGGTCTCGAACTGGCTGGCCGACGCCGGCCCCGTCCGAGCGGCGCTCGAGCGAACCCTCGGCATCGATCGCCGGCGCGATCTCCCGACCTTCCGGCGGGAATCGCTCGTCGACTGGTTCGAGAAGCGAGGTGGCTTCGCCGCCTCGAGCCGGCGGGCAGCCCAAGCCGATTCCCGAGACGACGGAGCCGACGTCGACCGTGAGGTCGTCTGCTACCCGGACGTCTACACGAACTACGTCGACACCGAGCGCGGGAAGGCAGCCGTCCGCGCGCTCGAGGCGTTGGGCGTCCCGGTCCGCGTGCCGGACCTCCCCGAGAGCGGGCGTGCAGCGCTCTCCCAGGGGATGATCGCGACGGCGGACCGGCAGGCGAGTCGGGTCTACGCCGCGCTGGCCGAGGACCTCGACGCCGGCCGGGACGTGGTCGTCATCGAACCCTCGGATCTGGCGGCCATGCACCGCGAGTACGAACGCCTGCTGCCCGAGAGCTCGTACGAACGCCTCCGGGAGGGCAGCTACGAGATCTGCGAGTACGTCTACGGGCTCCTCGAGAACGGGGCCGACCCGTCGGCGCTGTCGACCGGCGACGGCGCGGAGCCGGTCGCCTATCACTCCCACTGCCAGCAGCGCACGCTCGATCTCGAGGCCCAAACCGTGGCCGTCCTCGAACGGTGTGGCTACGCACCCGTGACCTCCGACGCCGAGTGTTGTGGCATGGCCGGTTCCTTCGGCTACAAGCGGGAGTACTACGAACTCAGTATGGACGTCGGCGAACGACTGGCTGGGCAACTCGAGGGTGCAGACACGGTCGTCGCCTCCGGCACCTCCTGTGGCGACCAGCTCGAGACGCTGCTCGAGCGGGACGTGCCACATCCGATCGAGTTGCTCGCGCCCGGTCGATATCGGGCGTAA
- a CDS encoding aldehyde dehydrogenase family protein, producing MSEHVTEQRHGHYIGGEWTDGTSAGGRPASGRTESAERDSFESENPATGETLATFQRGTAADVDAALEAAADAFEEWRALSYIDRAEYLWEIYHELRDRHEELGEIVSKECGKEISEGKADVTEAWHMVEWAAGNARHPHGDVVPSEVAGKDSSMRRKPRGVVGCITPWNFPVAIPFWHMAIALVEGNTVVWKPAEQTPWCGQIIAEMFEDAGIPAGVFNMVQGFGDAGAAITDDERVDTVLFTGSAEVGHEIAGKVGGEPGTLAACEMGGKNGIVVTEEADLDLAVHSAVMSSFKTTGQRCVSSERLIVHEEVYDEFKARFVDIAEDVTVGDPLAEDTFMGPAIEADHVEKIRQHNDLAREEGATVLVDRFELEDSEIPDDHEDGAATAAEGERSGSYANGHWVGPFVYEIDYESDLRCLNEECFGPHVALIEYEGDIEDAVEIHNDTPYGLAGAIISEDYRQINYFRDHADLGLAYANLPCIGAEVQLPFGGVKKSGNGYPSAREAIEAVTERTAWTTNNSKDIEMAQGLSADIKTSED from the coding sequence ATGAGCGAGCACGTCACCGAACAGCGACACGGCCACTACATCGGCGGCGAGTGGACGGACGGGACCAGCGCGGGCGGCCGTCCCGCGAGCGGTCGGACGGAGTCCGCCGAGCGGGACTCCTTCGAGAGCGAGAACCCCGCGACCGGCGAGACGTTGGCGACGTTCCAGCGCGGGACGGCTGCCGACGTCGACGCGGCCCTCGAGGCCGCAGCGGACGCCTTCGAGGAGTGGCGCGCACTGTCGTATATCGACCGTGCGGAGTACCTCTGGGAAATCTATCACGAGCTGCGTGACCGCCACGAGGAGTTAGGAGAGATCGTCTCGAAGGAGTGTGGGAAGGAGATCAGCGAGGGGAAAGCCGACGTCACCGAGGCCTGGCACATGGTCGAGTGGGCGGCGGGCAACGCGCGCCATCCCCACGGCGACGTGGTCCCCTCCGAGGTCGCGGGCAAGGACTCCTCCATGCGCCGCAAACCCCGCGGCGTCGTCGGCTGTATCACGCCCTGGAACTTCCCGGTCGCGATCCCCTTCTGGCACATGGCCATCGCGCTGGTCGAGGGGAACACGGTCGTCTGGAAACCGGCCGAACAGACGCCCTGGTGTGGTCAGATCATCGCCGAGATGTTCGAGGACGCCGGAATCCCGGCGGGCGTCTTCAACATGGTACAGGGCTTTGGCGACGCGGGCGCGGCCATCACGGACGACGAACGGGTCGACACCGTCCTCTTTACCGGCTCCGCGGAGGTCGGCCACGAAATCGCGGGCAAGGTCGGCGGCGAACCCGGCACGCTCGCGGCCTGCGAGATGGGCGGCAAGAACGGGATCGTCGTGACCGAGGAAGCCGACCTGGACCTCGCCGTCCACTCCGCGGTGATGTCGAGCTTCAAGACGACGGGCCAGCGCTGCGTCTCGAGCGAGCGCCTGATCGTCCACGAGGAGGTCTACGACGAGTTCAAAGCCCGGTTCGTCGACATCGCCGAGGACGTCACAGTCGGTGATCCGCTCGCGGAAGACACGTTCATGGGCCCGGCGATCGAGGCCGACCACGTCGAGAAGATCCGCCAGCACAACGATCTCGCCCGGGAGGAGGGTGCGACCGTGCTGGTCGATCGGTTCGAACTCGAGGACAGCGAGATCCCCGACGACCACGAAGACGGGGCGGCTACCGCCGCCGAAGGTGAGCGTAGCGGAAGCTACGCGAACGGCCACTGGGTCGGCCCGTTCGTCTACGAGATCGACTACGAGTCCGACCTGCGCTGTCTGAACGAGGAGTGTTTCGGCCCACACGTCGCCCTGATCGAATACGAGGGCGATATCGAGGACGCGGTCGAGATCCACAACGACACCCCCTACGGGCTGGCGGGGGCGATCATCTCGGAGGACTACCGGCAGATCAACTACTTCCGGGACCACGCCGACCTCGGCCTCGCGTACGCGAACCTGCCGTGTATCGGTGCCGAAGTGCAGTTGCCCTTCGGCGGCGTCAAGAAGTCCGGCAACGGCTACCCGAGCGCTCGGGAGGCCATCGAAGCCGTCACCGAACGTACCGCCTGGACGACGAACAACTCGAAGGACATCGAGATGGCACAGGGGTTGTCGGCCGACATCAAGACATCCGAGGACTGA
- the glmU gene encoding bifunctional sugar-1-phosphate nucleotidylyltransferase/acetyltransferase: MKAVVLAAGQGTRMRPLSESVPKPMLPVADRPLVAHTVDAAIDAGAEEIVLVIGYEGETVRDYFGPEYRGVPVSYALQEEQAGTADAVNAARDHLEGPFAVLNGDNLYDRAAIDRLFDACPAVCAIEVAKPSNYGVLSTDGSGEGCVTGITEKPDDPPTNLANAGAYAFPAAAREWLDVPASERGEHEITDVVARVIDEYETTPITLERWLDVGRPWELLEANEWKLADLDRRIDGDVSEDATIEGAVIVETGATVEPGVVIEGPALIREGASVGPNAYVRGATLVGPDAEIGHAVELKNSVVSRGTSVSHLSYVGDSVLGRNVNVGAGTNVANLRHDDADIRVTVKGERVSTGRRKFGVVAGDGVKTGINTSLTPGLKLESGATTVPGETVERDR; the protein is encoded by the coding sequence ATGAAGGCAGTCGTTCTCGCCGCAGGTCAGGGGACACGGATGCGACCGCTGTCGGAATCGGTTCCGAAGCCGATGCTTCCGGTCGCCGATCGACCGCTCGTGGCTCACACCGTCGACGCGGCCATCGATGCCGGGGCCGAGGAGATCGTCCTCGTCATCGGCTACGAGGGCGAGACGGTCCGTGACTATTTCGGCCCCGAGTATCGAGGCGTTCCCGTCTCCTATGCGCTCCAGGAAGAACAGGCCGGGACCGCCGACGCGGTCAACGCCGCTCGAGACCACCTCGAGGGCCCCTTCGCCGTCCTGAACGGTGACAACCTCTACGACCGGGCCGCGATCGACCGGTTGTTCGATGCCTGCCCGGCCGTCTGTGCGATCGAAGTCGCCAAGCCGAGCAATTACGGCGTACTCAGTACCGACGGGAGCGGTGAGGGCTGCGTAACGGGGATCACCGAAAAACCCGACGACCCGCCGACGAACCTGGCCAACGCCGGGGCCTACGCGTTCCCGGCCGCGGCCCGCGAGTGGCTCGACGTTCCGGCGAGCGAGCGCGGCGAACACGAGATCACCGACGTCGTCGCGCGGGTGATCGACGAGTACGAGACGACGCCGATCACCCTCGAGCGGTGGCTGGACGTCGGCCGCCCCTGGGAGTTACTCGAGGCCAACGAGTGGAAACTCGCCGACCTCGACCGGCGAATCGACGGCGACGTGAGCGAGGACGCGACGATCGAGGGGGCGGTCATCGTCGAGACGGGCGCGACGGTCGAACCCGGCGTCGTGATCGAAGGGCCGGCGCTGATCCGCGAGGGAGCGTCGGTCGGACCCAACGCCTACGTGCGGGGCGCGACGCTCGTCGGCCCCGACGCCGAGATCGGTCACGCCGTCGAACTCAAAAACAGCGTCGTCTCCCGTGGGACCTCGGTCAGCCACCTCTCCTACGTCGGGGACAGCGTCCTCGGCCGGAACGTGAACGTCGGTGCGGGGACGAACGTGGCGAACCTCAGACACGACGACGCCGATATCCGGGTGACGGTCAAAGGCGAGCGCGTCTCCACGGGCCGCCGGAAGTTCGGCGTCGTCGCCGGCGACGGGGTCAAGACCGGTATCAACACGAGTCTGACGCCGGGCCTGAAACTCGAGTCCGGCGCGACCACCGTGCCCGGCGAAACCGTCGAGCGCGATCGGTAA
- a CDS encoding carbon-nitrogen family hydrolase, with the protein MTGTTDTDGADADGSGSLTLALAQIHVEAGEVDANVDRALAAVSRAADRGADLVALPELFNVGYFAFDLYARNAEPFAGETFTRLREAAAEHGIAVLAGSIVEDLAATETVETPADDGLANTAALFDADGECRLVYRKHHLFGYESAESELLVPGERLETATVGEFTVGVTTCYDLRFPELYRQLVDDGVELVLVPSAWPYPRIEHWMTLSRARAIENQAYVATINGSGEFDDATLLGRSSVYDPWGVSLASSGDEPALVTTEIDPETVADVREEFPALRDRRY; encoded by the coding sequence ATGACTGGGACGACGGACACCGACGGCGCTGATGCCGATGGCAGCGGGTCGCTCACGCTCGCGCTCGCACAGATCCACGTGGAAGCGGGTGAAGTCGACGCGAACGTCGATCGGGCGCTCGCTGCCGTGTCGCGAGCCGCCGATCGCGGCGCGGATCTGGTCGCCTTGCCGGAACTGTTCAACGTGGGCTACTTCGCGTTCGACCTCTACGCGCGCAACGCGGAGCCGTTCGCGGGCGAGACGTTCACCCGGCTTCGGGAGGCGGCGGCCGAACACGGGATCGCCGTCCTCGCGGGCAGCATCGTCGAGGATCTGGCGGCGACCGAAACCGTCGAGACGCCGGCCGACGATGGGTTGGCGAACACCGCCGCACTGTTCGACGCCGACGGCGAGTGCCGACTCGTCTACCGAAAACACCACCTCTTTGGCTACGAGTCGGCCGAATCCGAACTGCTCGTCCCCGGCGAACGCCTCGAGACGGCGACGGTCGGCGAGTTCACCGTCGGCGTGACGACCTGTTACGACCTTCGATTCCCCGAACTCTACCGACAGCTGGTCGACGACGGCGTCGAACTGGTGCTCGTCCCGAGCGCGTGGCCCTACCCGCGCATCGAACACTGGATGACCCTCTCGCGAGCCCGCGCGATCGAAAATCAGGCCTACGTGGCGACGATCAACGGCTCCGGGGAGTTCGACGACGCCACGCTGCTGGGTCGCTCGAGCGTCTACGACCCCTGGGGAGTCTCGCTGGCCTCGAGCGGCGACGAACCGGCGCTGGTGACGACCGAGATCGATCCCGAAACGGTCGCCGACGTCCGCGAGGAGTTCCCGGCGTTGCGGGATCGTCGGTACTGA
- a CDS encoding SRPBCC family protein, translating to MTVRVDRSFDVAASPERVWEFIADPENRARAISVVQEYSVDDPDGRRVTWHVKLPIPLVRKTVTVKTEDVTRRPPEYVKFVGKSKVLEVTGEHEIVDTDAGVSLENHFVVDGKLPGVEKFFKRNLDSELENLRRALERDLQTTQ from the coding sequence ATGACTGTACGGGTCGACCGGTCGTTCGACGTCGCGGCATCACCCGAACGGGTCTGGGAGTTCATCGCCGATCCCGAAAACCGTGCTCGAGCGATCAGCGTCGTCCAGGAGTATTCCGTCGACGATCCCGATGGGCGACGCGTCACCTGGCACGTGAAACTCCCCATTCCACTCGTCCGGAAGACGGTGACGGTAAAGACCGAAGACGTGACGCGCAGACCACCGGAGTACGTCAAGTTCGTCGGCAAATCGAAAGTGCTCGAGGTCACCGGCGAACACGAAATCGTCGACACCGACGCCGGCGTGTCCCTCGAGAACCACTTCGTCGTCGACGGCAAACTGCCGGGCGTCGAGAAGTTCTTCAAGCGCAATCTCGATTCCGAACTCGAGAACCTCCGGCGCGCGCTCGAGCGCGACCTACAGACGACACAGTAA
- a CDS encoding DUF7123 family protein translates to MTDYSDEEQRIISYLRESAARGEQYFRAKNIADAIGLSSKQVGVRLPHLAEKADEVDIEKWGRARSTTWKVTIS, encoded by the coding sequence ATGACCGACTATTCCGACGAAGAGCAGCGAATCATCTCGTACCTCCGCGAGAGCGCCGCCCGCGGCGAGCAGTACTTCCGGGCGAAAAACATCGCGGACGCGATCGGACTCTCGTCGAAACAGGTCGGCGTTCGGCTCCCCCATCTCGCGGAGAAGGCGGACGAAGTCGATATCGAGAAGTGGGGCCGCGCCCGGTCGACCACCTGGAAAGTCACGATCAGTTGA
- a CDS encoding DUF7525 family protein, with product MATESETTDKGVGLALALGALAVIGALGMYAGAPDVTAAWGFAGAVLFSSLAVVSIHLYGN from the coding sequence ATGGCTACGGAATCCGAGACGACGGACAAGGGCGTTGGACTGGCGCTCGCACTGGGGGCCCTCGCGGTGATCGGCGCACTGGGAATGTACGCTGGCGCGCCGGACGTGACGGCTGCGTGGGGATTCGCTGGAGCCGTCCTCTTTAGCTCGCTGGCGGTCGTGAGCATCCACCTCTACGGGAACTGA
- a CDS encoding phosphate signaling complex PhoU family protein produces the protein METRKVQRLGPSTLAMTLPAEWASEHAVEKGDEVSLRTSGKGTLTVMPESASTEETEAIIHTDDLDAGAVERAIVAQYVLGRRIIRIEHEDGALESDHINAVYQAETQLMGLGVIEETPESISIRCSVDPEDFTLDNLLERLERTGQTMRGEGIKALAHGNPDLAQRALNRERQANKIFVLLLRLIFTAYQNPNLARAVGLNTGFPLIGYRSIAKNLELTADNGEDIAEIVIETEGHSLNVDSSVMREIRELNELVDEITSRAVEAAVERDYNKSNEVRKLFHDISDLEQEILSGLPEMDNEDLLRVREVLVSLQQTAQYAMRNAEIAANLALNEESEHTTIK, from the coding sequence ATGGAAACGCGAAAAGTGCAACGGCTCGGTCCGTCGACACTTGCGATGACGCTCCCCGCAGAGTGGGCGTCCGAACACGCCGTCGAAAAAGGCGACGAGGTATCGCTTCGGACCAGCGGCAAGGGAACCCTGACGGTCATGCCCGAATCCGCGAGTACGGAAGAGACGGAGGCGATCATCCACACCGACGATCTCGACGCCGGTGCCGTCGAACGTGCGATCGTCGCTCAGTACGTCCTCGGACGGCGTATCATCCGCATCGAACACGAAGACGGTGCCCTCGAGTCCGACCACATCAACGCGGTCTATCAGGCCGAAACGCAACTGATGGGGCTGGGCGTCATCGAAGAGACTCCCGAGAGCATCTCGATTCGGTGCTCGGTCGACCCCGAGGACTTCACGCTCGACAACTTGCTCGAGCGCCTCGAGCGGACCGGCCAGACGATGCGTGGTGAAGGGATCAAGGCACTGGCCCACGGCAATCCCGATCTCGCCCAGCGCGCCCTGAACCGGGAGCGACAGGCGAACAAGATCTTCGTCCTCCTCTTGCGGCTGATCTTTACGGCCTACCAGAACCCCAACCTCGCGCGGGCGGTCGGCCTCAACACCGGCTTCCCGCTGATCGGCTACCGCTCGATCGCGAAGAACCTCGAACTGACCGCCGACAACGGCGAGGACATCGCCGAGATCGTCATCGAGACCGAGGGTCACTCGCTCAACGTCGACAGTTCCGTGATGCGCGAGATCCGAGAGCTGAACGAACTGGTCGACGAGATCACGTCCAGGGCCGTCGAGGCGGCCGTCGAGCGCGATTACAACAAATCGAACGAAGTCCGCAAACTGTTCCACGACATCTCCGACCTCGAGCAGGAGATCCTCTCGGGGCTCCCGGAGATGGACAACGAGGACCTGCTGCGAGTCCGCGAAGTGCTCGTCAGCCTCCAGCAGACGGCCCAGTACGCGATGCGAAACGCCGAGATCGCCGCGAACCTCGCGCTCAACGAGGAGTCCGAACACACGACCATCAAGTAG
- a CDS encoding ATP-NAD kinase family protein, protein MESIGVVVNPIAGMGGRVGLKGTDGNVEEARRRGAKPRAPDRAREALRSLHRRAPDITVLTAAGVMGERAARDAGYEPEVVYDPADATSESPAGEPERVDDPTTAETTATDTRGAVRALLERDVDLVFFVGGDGTAVDVAEVLEADGSETPMLGVPAGVKIYSSVFGVTPADAGRIAAEFDRVENREVNDIDEDAYREGTVRTELKAIVPVPVAPDVQSGKQVSSGSVDSLAAGFAREVEPGRTYVFGPGSTVGAIEEELGIDPSPLGVDVWRARAGDDGTDGDDSRSRRGELLARDAAETGILEVLTDPVTIVVSPIGGQGFVFGRGNHQISPQVIRRADEITVVASGEKLDDIDSLRVDTDDEEVNESLRGWVQVRIGRFTTRLVNVV, encoded by the coding sequence ATGGAGTCCATCGGCGTCGTCGTCAACCCCATCGCGGGGATGGGTGGTCGGGTCGGACTGAAGGGGACCGACGGGAACGTCGAGGAAGCACGCCGCCGGGGTGCCAAGCCGCGAGCGCCGGATCGCGCGCGCGAGGCCCTGCGATCGTTACACCGGCGCGCACCCGATATCACCGTTTTGACGGCCGCCGGCGTGATGGGTGAACGCGCAGCGCGGGACGCCGGCTACGAGCCCGAGGTCGTCTACGATCCGGCGGACGCGACCAGTGAGTCCCCGGCGGGCGAGCCGGAACGCGTCGACGATCCGACGACCGCGGAGACGACGGCGACCGACACCCGAGGGGCCGTTCGAGCGCTCCTCGAGCGCGACGTCGACCTCGTCTTCTTCGTCGGCGGCGACGGGACCGCCGTCGACGTCGCCGAAGTGCTCGAGGCCGATGGGAGCGAGACGCCGATGCTCGGCGTGCCGGCGGGGGTCAAGATCTACTCGTCGGTCTTCGGCGTCACACCGGCCGACGCGGGGCGGATCGCCGCGGAATTCGACCGCGTCGAGAACCGAGAGGTCAACGACATCGACGAGGACGCCTACCGGGAGGGAACGGTCCGGACGGAACTCAAAGCCATCGTCCCGGTTCCCGTCGCGCCGGACGTTCAGTCGGGCAAGCAGGTCTCGAGTGGGAGCGTCGACTCGCTGGCTGCGGGGTTCGCCCGCGAGGTCGAACCCGGACGAACCTACGTCTTCGGCCCCGGCAGCACCGTCGGTGCGATCGAGGAAGAACTGGGCATCGATCCGTCGCCGCTCGGCGTCGACGTCTGGCGCGCTCGGGCCGGCGACGACGGAACAGACGGCGACGACTCACGTTCACGGCGGGGCGAGTTGCTCGCCCGCGACGCCGCCGAAACGGGAATCCTCGAGGTTCTTACGGATCCGGTCACCATCGTCGTTTCGCCGATCGGCGGCCAGGGATTCGTTTTCGGTCGCGGGAACCACCAGATCTCCCCGCAGGTCATTCGACGAGCCGACGAGATCACGGTCGTCGCCAGCGGCGAGAAACTCGACGACATCGACTCGTTGCGCGTCGATACCGACGACGAGGAGGTCAACGAGAGCCTTCGGGGATGGGTACAGGTCCGGATCGGTCGGTTTACGACTCGGCTCGTGAACGTCGTCTAG
- a CDS encoding competence/damage-inducible protein A, whose protein sequence is MNVAVVTIGDELLAGRTTDTNATWLCERLAERGVTVERVTTLPDRVGDIARVVNEYRAEYDAVIVTGGLGPTHDDVTMDGVAAALGRSVEEHDDALAWLEADGYSRGDLASGTAELPAGARALHNDAGVAPGAALESIYVLPGVPAEMKAMFESIEDEFTGTPTYREAVVADEPESALLDRIAELRDRFDVSVGSYPGESVRIELEAGDEATVTDAAAWLRDQVESP, encoded by the coding sequence ATGAACGTCGCGGTCGTGACGATCGGAGACGAACTGCTCGCGGGACGAACGACGGACACGAACGCCACGTGGCTCTGTGAACGACTCGCCGAGCGCGGCGTCACCGTCGAGCGCGTGACCACGCTTCCCGATCGCGTCGGCGACATCGCCCGCGTCGTCAACGAATACCGCGCCGAGTACGACGCCGTCATCGTCACGGGCGGCCTCGGACCGACTCACGACGACGTCACCATGGACGGCGTCGCGGCCGCGCTCGGCCGGTCGGTCGAGGAACACGACGATGCGCTCGCCTGGCTCGAGGCGGACGGCTACAGCCGTGGCGATCTCGCGTCCGGAACGGCCGAGCTCCCGGCTGGCGCGCGGGCACTCCACAACGATGCGGGCGTCGCCCCCGGCGCGGCCCTCGAGAGTATCTACGTGCTTCCCGGCGTTCCCGCCGAAATGAAGGCGATGTTCGAGTCGATCGAAGACGAGTTCACGGGGACGCCGACCTACCGGGAAGCCGTCGTGGCCGACGAACCCGAGAGTGCCTTGCTCGATCGGATCGCCGAACTCCGCGATCGGTTCGACGTCTCGGTGGGGAGTTATCCGGGCGAGTCGGTCCGGATCGAACTCGAGGCGGGCGACGAGGCGACGGTCACGGATGCGGCCGCGTGGCTCCGTGACCAGGTCGAATCTCCGTAA
- a CDS encoding winged helix-turn-helix domain-containing protein, whose protein sequence is MSRSRTERSEVDSAVVLSALGSKYSAEILCAAGTPKSAQALSEDIEIPIATCYRRIEELVDAGLLTCEGRQLSEEGRRTNIYRRTLDEIEIDFSDDEPSFSRKHRTEAKNRLQDQLED, encoded by the coding sequence ATGTCTCGGAGTCGGACAGAACGGAGCGAGGTGGATTCGGCCGTGGTCCTCTCTGCGCTAGGGAGCAAATATAGCGCCGAGATTCTCTGTGCAGCCGGAACGCCGAAATCCGCGCAGGCACTGAGCGAAGATATCGAAATTCCGATCGCGACCTGCTATCGCCGGATCGAAGAACTCGTCGATGCCGGGTTGTTGACCTGCGAAGGACGACAACTGTCCGAGGAGGGACGTCGAACGAACATCTACCGACGGACCCTCGACGAGATCGAGATCGATTTCTCGGACGACGAGCCCTCGTTCTCGCGGAAACACCGGACGGAGGCGAAAAACAGGTTACAGGACCAACTCGAGGACTGA
- a CDS encoding 6-pyruvoyl trahydropterin synthase family protein gives MTERIGRRAAGGDVDAAGVDGAVVGTRRVLTVGHDRPIRISAGHRIQHHDGKCSRPHGHNYEVAVTVTGELTAEGWIADKGDITDVISEWDHMFLLEAGDPLVDAFEAAGDDDGVVVLEHPPTAEVMSVLLERKLEAALPETVTDVAVQVSETNELCGGSEI, from the coding sequence ATGACTGAACGCATAGGGCGTCGTGCGGCCGGTGGAGACGTCGACGCGGCTGGCGTCGACGGAGCGGTCGTCGGAACACGGCGTGTCCTCACCGTTGGCCACGACCGGCCGATACGGATCAGCGCCGGGCACCGGATCCAGCACCACGACGGCAAGTGCTCGCGACCCCACGGCCACAACTACGAGGTCGCCGTCACTGTCACGGGCGAGCTGACGGCGGAGGGGTGGATCGCGGACAAAGGCGATATTACTGACGTGATATCCGAGTGGGACCACATGTTCCTACTCGAGGCCGGCGACCCGCTCGTCGACGCCTTCGAGGCGGCCGGCGACGACGACGGGGTCGTCGTGCTCGAGCATCCGCCGACGGCAGAGGTGATGAGCGTGCTCTTGGAGCGCAAACTCGAGGCGGCGCTGCCCGAGACCGTCACCGACGTCGCCGTCCAGGTCAGCGAGACGAACGAACTCTGCGGCGGGAGCGAGATCTGA